A region of Plantactinospora sp. BC1 DNA encodes the following proteins:
- the pgsA gene encoding phosphatidylinositol phosphate synthase, translating into MAKIFQVSARAGMTRVVEPIARTLLRVGVTPNAVTVTGTLGVVVGSIVLGARGYLVAGALVVTFFALTDLLDGTMARMRGGSSRFGAFLDSSMDRVSDGAVFGAVAYWLATQDDHVGVAAALICLVAGGLVSYVKARAEGLGMTCNVGIAERTERLLIVGVGGLLTGLGLDWALVTALWLLAAISVFTVGQRMTHVWRQAQRAELGVDA; encoded by the coding sequence ATGGCGAAGATCTTCCAGGTGTCGGCCCGGGCCGGCATGACCCGAGTCGTCGAACCGATCGCCCGGACCCTGCTGCGGGTCGGGGTGACGCCCAACGCCGTCACCGTGACCGGGACGCTCGGGGTGGTGGTCGGATCGATCGTGCTCGGCGCCCGGGGTTACCTGGTCGCCGGTGCGCTCGTGGTGACCTTCTTCGCCCTCACCGACCTGCTCGACGGCACGATGGCCCGGATGCGGGGCGGGTCGAGCCGGTTCGGCGCGTTCCTCGACTCGAGCATGGACCGGGTCTCCGACGGCGCGGTCTTCGGCGCCGTCGCATACTGGCTGGCCACCCAGGACGACCACGTCGGGGTCGCCGCCGCGCTGATCTGCCTGGTCGCCGGTGGCCTCGTCTCGTACGTCAAGGCCCGGGCCGAGGGGCTCGGGATGACCTGCAACGTCGGCATCGCCGAGCGGACCGAGCGGCTGCTGATCGTCGGGGTCGGCGGGCTGCTCACCGGCCTCGGGCTGGACTGGGCGCTGGTCACCGCGCTCTGGCTGCTCGCCGCGATCTCGGTCTTCACCGTCGGGCAGCGGATGACGCACGTCTGGCGGCAGGCGCAGCGCGCCGAGTTGGGCGTGGACGCGTGA
- a CDS encoding elongation factor G-like protein EF-G2: MAQKSQEKGVTGPAPVVDEPGRVRNVVLVGHSGAGKTTLVDALLAATGTISRPGAVTEGTTVCDHDPAAVRQQRSISLACAPLQHGGIKVNLLDTPGYADFVGELRAGLRAADAALFVVSAVDGMDGATAALWQECAAVGMPRAVAVTRLDHQRADLDETVALCQRVFGDNVLPLYLPMLDDEGVDVVGLMGLITRRVFDYSAGLPAAVRDPDPEHLPAIGDARNELIEGIIAESEDETLLDRYLGGEEIEVEVLIDDLEKAVARGHFYPVVPVCAETGLGIDVLLELLTSAFPTPLEHDLPTVTGVDGSPQPPLHCDPDGPLVAEVVKTTIDRHVGRVSLVRVFSGTLRPDQVVHVSGHGMAERGHPDHDADERIAHIYSPLGAALREVPYCVAGDICAITKSGTAETGDTISAREHPLLIEPWEMPEPLLPVAIVAKSRADEDALAKNLARLVAGDPTMRLERNPETHQLVLWCMGEAHAEVVLDRLRGGGVDLETEPVRVALRETFAVASKGHGRHVKQSGGHGQYAVCDIEVEPLPRGAGFEFADRVVGGAVPHNYIPSVEKGVRTQMGRGIVAGYPVVDLRVTLVDGKAHSVDSSDAAFQTAGSLALRDAAEKGQVTLLEPVDEVMVRVPDGYVGAVMSDMSGRRGRVLGTEPDPAGTEHTLVRAEVPATELIRYAVELRSMTAGGGTFRRSFARYEPMPTHLADQIRKEHNSSGR; the protein is encoded by the coding sequence ATGGCGCAGAAGAGTCAGGAGAAGGGGGTCACCGGCCCGGCGCCGGTGGTGGACGAGCCCGGCAGGGTTCGCAACGTGGTGCTCGTCGGCCACTCCGGTGCCGGAAAGACGACCCTGGTCGACGCGCTGCTGGCGGCGACCGGCACGATCTCGCGGCCCGGTGCGGTGACCGAGGGCACCACGGTGTGCGACCACGACCCGGCGGCGGTACGCCAGCAGCGCTCGATCAGCCTGGCCTGCGCGCCGCTGCAACACGGCGGCATCAAGGTCAACCTGTTGGACACCCCCGGCTACGCGGACTTCGTCGGCGAACTCCGGGCCGGGCTGCGCGCGGCGGACGCGGCGCTCTTCGTCGTCTCGGCGGTGGACGGGATGGACGGGGCGACCGCCGCGCTCTGGCAGGAGTGTGCCGCCGTCGGGATGCCCCGGGCCGTCGCGGTCACCCGGCTGGACCACCAGCGGGCCGACCTCGACGAGACGGTGGCGCTCTGCCAGCGGGTCTTCGGCGACAACGTACTCCCGCTCTACCTGCCGATGCTCGACGACGAGGGTGTGGACGTGGTCGGCCTGATGGGCCTGATCACCCGCCGGGTCTTCGACTACTCCGCCGGGCTGCCGGCGGCGGTCCGCGACCCCGACCCCGAGCACCTGCCGGCGATCGGCGACGCCCGGAACGAGTTGATCGAGGGCATCATCGCGGAGAGCGAGGACGAGACGCTGCTGGACCGCTACCTCGGCGGCGAGGAGATCGAGGTCGAGGTCCTGATCGACGACCTGGAGAAGGCCGTCGCCCGGGGGCACTTCTATCCGGTGGTGCCGGTCTGTGCCGAGACCGGGCTCGGCATCGACGTCCTGCTGGAGCTGCTGACCTCGGCGTTCCCGACCCCGCTGGAGCACGACCTGCCCACCGTCACCGGGGTCGACGGCTCGCCGCAGCCGCCGCTGCACTGCGACCCGGACGGCCCGCTGGTGGCCGAGGTGGTCAAGACCACCATCGACCGGCACGTCGGCCGGGTCTCCCTGGTCCGGGTCTTCTCCGGCACGCTCCGCCCCGACCAGGTGGTGCACGTCTCCGGGCACGGCATGGCCGAGCGCGGCCATCCGGACCACGACGCCGACGAGCGGATCGCGCACATCTACTCCCCGCTCGGCGCCGCGCTGCGCGAGGTGCCGTACTGCGTGGCCGGCGACATCTGCGCGATCACCAAGTCGGGTACGGCGGAGACCGGCGACACCATCTCGGCCAGGGAGCACCCGCTGCTGATCGAGCCCTGGGAGATGCCCGAGCCGCTGCTGCCGGTGGCGATCGTGGCGAAGAGCCGGGCCGACGAGGACGCGCTGGCCAAGAACCTGGCCCGGCTGGTCGCGGGTGACCCGACGATGCGGCTGGAGCGCAACCCGGAGACCCATCAGCTGGTGCTCTGGTGCATGGGCGAGGCGCACGCCGAGGTGGTGCTCGACCGGCTCCGCGGCGGCGGGGTGGACCTGGAGACCGAGCCGGTCCGGGTGGCGCTGCGGGAGACCTTCGCGGTGGCCTCGAAGGGGCACGGCCGGCACGTGAAGCAGTCCGGCGGGCACGGCCAGTACGCGGTCTGCGACATCGAGGTGGAGCCGCTACCCCGGGGTGCGGGCTTCGAGTTCGCCGACCGGGTGGTCGGCGGCGCCGTGCCGCACAACTACATCCCGTCGGTGGAGAAGGGTGTACGCACCCAGATGGGCCGGGGCATCGTCGCCGGCTATCCGGTGGTGGACCTGAGGGTGACCCTGGTGGACGGCAAGGCGCACAGCGTCGACTCGTCCGACGCCGCCTTCCAGACCGCCGGTTCGCTGGCGCTGCGCGACGCGGCGGAGAAGGGGCAGGTCACGCTCCTGGAGCCGGTCGACGAGGTCATGGTCCGGGTGCCGGACGGATATGTCGGCGCCGTGATGAGCGACATGTCCGGGCGGCGCGGCCGGGTGCTCGGCACCGAGCCGGACCCGGCCGGCACCGAACACACGCTGGTCCGGGCCGAGGTGCCGGCGACCGAACTGATCCGGTACGCCGTCGAGCTGCGCTCGATGACCGCCGGTGGTGGCACCTTCCGGCGCTCCTTCGCCCGTTACGAGCCGATGCCGACGCACCTGGCCGACCAGATCCGCAAGGAGCACAACTCGTCCGGCCGGTGA
- a CDS encoding aldo/keto reductase — protein MNANTRVLGRSGIEVSALGLGCWAIGGVWHQGDQPFGWGQVDDDESIRAIRRGLDLGVTLFDTADVYGTGHSERILARALAGHRDEVVLATKWGYTYDEATRQMTGADGSADHLRRAVAASLRRLETDRIDLYQLHLGDLPVDEAAELLGTLEELVAEGRIRSYGWSTDLPDRAASWGADGPHCTAVQHSFSVLQDAPEMLAVCERHDLASVNRGPLAMGLLSGKFTESSTLAADDVRGIAPAWLDWFRDGRPAPEFLARVAAVRDVLASDGRTLAQGALGWLWARSGRTVPIPGFRTVAQVEENVGALAHGPLPADQVAEVERLLGKA, from the coding sequence ATGAATGCGAACACGCGGGTGTTGGGGCGCAGCGGCATCGAGGTGAGCGCGCTCGGCCTCGGCTGCTGGGCCATCGGCGGCGTCTGGCACCAGGGTGACCAGCCGTTCGGCTGGGGACAGGTGGACGACGACGAGTCGATCCGCGCGATCCGGCGCGGCCTCGACCTCGGCGTCACCCTCTTCGACACCGCCGACGTCTACGGCACCGGACACAGCGAACGGATCCTGGCCCGCGCCCTGGCCGGACACCGGGACGAGGTGGTGCTCGCCACCAAGTGGGGCTACACCTACGACGAGGCGACCCGGCAGATGACCGGCGCGGACGGGTCGGCCGACCACCTGCGCCGGGCGGTGGCCGCCTCGCTGCGCCGGCTGGAGACCGACCGGATCGACCTCTACCAACTGCACCTCGGCGACCTGCCGGTCGACGAGGCGGCGGAACTCCTCGGCACCCTGGAGGAACTCGTCGCCGAGGGCCGGATCCGGTCGTACGGCTGGAGCACCGACCTGCCCGACCGGGCCGCCTCCTGGGGCGCCGACGGCCCGCACTGCACCGCCGTGCAGCACTCCTTCTCGGTGCTACAGGACGCGCCGGAGATGCTCGCCGTCTGCGAGCGCCACGACCTGGCCAGCGTCAACCGGGGGCCGCTGGCGATGGGGCTGCTCTCCGGCAAGTTCACCGAGTCGTCCACGCTGGCCGCCGACGACGTACGCGGGATCGCCCCGGCCTGGCTGGACTGGTTCCGGGACGGGCGGCCCGCCCCGGAGTTCCTGGCCCGGGTGGCCGCCGTCCGGGACGTGCTCGCCTCCGACGGCCGTACCCTCGCCCAGGGCGCGCTGGGCTGGCTCTGGGCGCGCAGCGGCCGTACGGTGCCGATCCCCGGCTTCCGGACCGTCGCCCAGGTGGAGGAGAACGTCGGCGCGCTGGCGCACGGGCCGCTCCCGGCCGACCAGGTCGCCGAGGTGGAGCGCCTGCTCGGCAAGGCGTGA
- a CDS encoding bifunctional DNA primase/polymerase has translation MTPLLRAALEYAAAGVPVLPLHSPTATGCTCRRPDCDRPGKHPRWHRSLLRHGLHDASTRPEVIRRWWTRWPEANLALRTGDRFDVCDVDPPDGVAALRAVVRERRITGPVVRTGSGGWHLYLRPTGAGNRSGLLPGVDWRGAGGYVVAPPSRHASGRDYRWIRRPDVPLADCPPELTALLFPPAPPARPGIPGSGGADRLRHPDRYASAALAAEASSVAGAVTGTRNTTLYRAAYHLGQLAAVELLDERDITVVLADAARRSGLGRYEIARTIRSGLRTGRRHPRYGLAA, from the coding sequence ATGACACCGCTGCTGCGCGCCGCCCTGGAATACGCCGCTGCCGGCGTACCCGTGTTGCCGTTGCACTCTCCGACCGCGACCGGCTGCACCTGCCGCCGGCCCGACTGCGACCGCCCGGGCAAGCATCCCCGCTGGCACCGCAGCCTGCTCCGGCACGGTCTGCACGACGCCAGCACCCGGCCGGAGGTGATCCGGCGGTGGTGGACCCGCTGGCCGGAGGCGAACCTGGCACTGCGTACCGGTGACCGGTTCGACGTCTGTGACGTCGACCCGCCGGACGGGGTCGCCGCGCTGCGTGCCGTGGTCCGCGAGCGCCGGATCACCGGGCCGGTGGTCCGGACCGGTTCCGGCGGCTGGCATCTCTACCTGCGGCCGACCGGCGCCGGCAACCGCAGCGGACTGCTGCCCGGGGTGGACTGGCGCGGAGCCGGCGGCTACGTCGTCGCCCCGCCGTCCCGGCACGCCAGTGGCCGGGACTACCGCTGGATCCGCCGGCCGGACGTCCCGCTCGCCGACTGCCCGCCGGAGCTGACCGCGCTGCTCTTCCCGCCGGCACCGCCGGCCCGGCCGGGAATTCCCGGGTCGGGCGGCGCCGACCGGCTGCGGCATCCCGACCGGTACGCCAGCGCCGCGCTCGCCGCCGAGGCCAGCAGCGTGGCCGGCGCGGTGACCGGCACCCGGAACACCACGCTCTACCGGGCGGCGTACCACCTCGGTCAGCTCGCCGCGGTGGAGCTGCTGGACGAGCGGGACATCACCGTGGTGCTGGCCGACGCCGCCCGGCGCAGCGGGCTGGGCCGGTACGAGATCGCCCGGACGATCCGCTCCGGGCTGCGCACCGGTCGCCGGCATCCCCGGTACGGTCTCGCCGCCTAG
- a CDS encoding HIT domain-containing protein: MPDGLDRLWTPHRMTYISGPDRPGEGHEKPAGCPFCLAPEREGEENLVVHRGERVFVVLNLYPYNPGHLLVCPYRHVADYTELDVAETAELADCTQAAMRVVRRVSNAHGFNIGMNQGGVAGAGIAAHLHQHVVPRWGGDANFMPVIARTKVLPQLLADTRTLLATAWATTAG, from the coding sequence ATGCCCGACGGGCTCGATCGGCTCTGGACCCCGCACCGGATGACCTACATCTCCGGTCCGGACCGGCCGGGGGAGGGGCACGAGAAGCCGGCCGGCTGCCCGTTCTGCCTCGCACCCGAGCGGGAGGGCGAGGAGAACCTCGTGGTGCACCGGGGCGAGCGGGTCTTCGTGGTGCTCAACCTCTACCCGTACAACCCCGGGCACCTGCTGGTCTGCCCGTACCGGCACGTCGCCGACTACACCGAGCTGGACGTCGCGGAGACGGCCGAGCTGGCCGACTGCACCCAGGCGGCGATGCGGGTGGTCCGGCGGGTCAGCAACGCGCACGGCTTCAACATCGGGATGAACCAGGGCGGGGTGGCCGGCGCCGGCATCGCCGCCCACCTGCACCAGCACGTGGTGCCGAGGTGGGGCGGGGACGCCAACTTCATGCCGGTGATCGCCCGGACCAAGGTGCTGCCGCAGTTGCTCGCCGACACCCGTACCCTGCTCGCCACCGCCTGGGCGACCACGGCCGGCTGA
- the thrS gene encoding threonine--tRNA ligase, whose product MSQPRTPVGADPVVVPAGTTAAEAVAAANLPHAGPGAIVVVRDPGGQLRDLDWAPEVETVVEPVRLDSPDGLNVLRHSTAHVLAQAVQDTFPEAKLGIGPPIDNGFYYDFDVDRPFQPEDLDRLEKRMQEIVKSGQRFRRRRFDSLDAARTELADEPFKLELIEVKGAGTEGGGTGFDAGEVMEVGAGDLTIYDNLDAESGKVCWSDLCRGPHLPSTRLIGAFKLMRSAAAYWRGNERNPQLQRVYGTAWPTRDALKAYLKVLEEAARRDHRKLGAQLDLFSFPDEIGSGLAVFHPKGGIIRRELEDYSRRRHEAAGYEFVNSPHITKAQLFETSGHLPYYADTMFPPMRFEGAEYYLKAMNCPMHNLIFRARGRSYRELPLRLFEFGTVYRYEKSGVVHGLTRVRGLTQDDSHIYCTREQMPGELTTLLAFVLDLLRDYGLDDFYLELSTRDDSPKFIGSAEDWAEATEALKTAAEASGLDLVPDPGGAAFYGPKISVQAKDAIGRTWQMSTIQVDFNQPERFGLEYQAADGTRQRPVMIHRALFGSIERFFGVLTEHYAGAFPAWLAPVQVVGIPIREEHATHLHGFVAALRAEGIRAEVDTSDDRMQKKIRTAQQQKIPFMAIAGDADVEAGAVSFRYRDGSQRNGVPLADAVAHVVEVVRSRVNTGPTAGPTGGEAGS is encoded by the coding sequence GTGTCCCAACCCCGTACCCCCGTCGGTGCCGACCCCGTCGTCGTCCCGGCCGGGACGACGGCGGCCGAGGCGGTGGCGGCGGCGAATCTGCCGCACGCCGGCCCCGGGGCGATCGTGGTGGTCCGCGACCCGGGCGGCCAGCTCCGCGACCTGGACTGGGCGCCCGAGGTGGAGACCGTGGTCGAGCCGGTACGGCTGGACTCGCCGGACGGGCTCAACGTGCTGCGCCACTCGACCGCGCACGTGCTGGCCCAGGCCGTCCAGGACACCTTCCCCGAGGCGAAGCTCGGGATCGGCCCCCCGATCGACAACGGCTTCTACTACGACTTCGACGTCGACCGCCCGTTCCAGCCGGAGGACCTCGACCGGCTGGAGAAGCGGATGCAGGAGATCGTCAAGTCCGGGCAGCGGTTCCGGCGGCGCCGCTTCGACAGCCTGGACGCGGCCCGCACCGAACTCGCCGACGAGCCGTTCAAACTTGAGCTGATCGAGGTCAAGGGCGCGGGCACCGAGGGTGGCGGGACGGGCTTCGACGCCGGTGAGGTGATGGAGGTCGGCGCCGGTGACCTCACCATCTACGACAACCTGGACGCCGAGAGCGGCAAGGTCTGCTGGTCCGACCTGTGCCGGGGACCGCACCTGCCCAGCACCCGGCTGATCGGCGCGTTCAAGCTGATGCGCTCGGCCGCCGCCTACTGGCGGGGCAACGAGCGCAACCCGCAGCTCCAGCGGGTCTACGGCACCGCCTGGCCGACCCGGGACGCGCTCAAGGCGTACCTGAAGGTGCTGGAGGAGGCGGCCCGGCGCGACCACCGCAAGCTCGGCGCCCAGCTGGACCTCTTCAGCTTCCCCGACGAGATCGGCTCCGGCCTGGCGGTCTTCCACCCCAAGGGCGGGATCATCCGGCGCGAGCTGGAGGACTACTCGCGACGGCGGCACGAGGCGGCCGGCTACGAGTTCGTGAACAGCCCGCACATCACCAAGGCGCAGCTCTTCGAGACCTCCGGCCACCTGCCGTACTACGCCGACACGATGTTCCCGCCGATGCGGTTCGAGGGCGCGGAATATTACCTCAAGGCGATGAACTGCCCGATGCACAACCTGATCTTCCGGGCGCGCGGGCGGTCGTACCGGGAGCTGCCGCTGCGGCTCTTCGAGTTCGGCACCGTCTACCGGTACGAGAAGTCCGGCGTGGTGCACGGGCTCACCCGGGTACGCGGGCTGACCCAGGACGACTCGCACATCTACTGCACCCGGGAGCAGATGCCGGGCGAGCTGACCACCCTGCTCGCCTTCGTCCTCGACCTGCTCCGCGACTACGGCCTCGACGACTTCTACCTGGAGCTGTCGACCCGGGACGACTCGCCGAAGTTCATCGGCTCGGCCGAGGACTGGGCGGAGGCGACCGAGGCACTGAAGACCGCCGCCGAGGCGTCCGGGCTCGACCTGGTGCCGGACCCGGGCGGGGCGGCCTTCTACGGGCCGAAGATCAGCGTGCAGGCCAAGGACGCCATCGGGCGTACCTGGCAGATGTCCACCATCCAGGTCGACTTCAACCAGCCGGAGCGGTTCGGTCTGGAATACCAGGCCGCGGACGGCACCCGGCAGCGGCCGGTGATGATCCACCGGGCGCTCTTCGGCTCGATCGAGCGCTTCTTCGGGGTGCTCACCGAGCACTACGCCGGAGCCTTCCCGGCCTGGCTCGCCCCGGTGCAGGTGGTCGGCATCCCGATCCGCGAGGAGCACGCCACCCACCTGCACGGCTTCGTCGCCGCGCTGCGCGCCGAGGGGATCCGCGCCGAGGTGGACACCTCGGACGACCGGATGCAGAAGAAGATCCGTACCGCCCAGCAGCAGAAGATCCCGTTCATGGCGATCGCCGGGGACGCCGACGTGGAGGCCGGGGCGGTCTCGTTCCGCTACCGGGACGGGTCGCAGCGCAACGGGGTACCGCTCGCCGACGCGGTGGCGCACGTGGTGGAGGTGGTCCGGTCCCGGGTCAACACCGGTCCGACCGCCGGACCGACCGGTGGCGAGGCCGGGTCGTAG
- a CDS encoding class I SAM-dependent methyltransferase, with protein sequence MAPVDAVSALQRRYQTFFGTGPGVPFAVAPAGGPVRTFGTGAPQFTIVVKDERGAKALAALDQFAVAVAYLQGSLDVEGDLAAALRMRSFFTDRHPIAFVGRFLPTLLRGRREDDRRAISHHYDEDSEFFLTFLDHRHRCYTEGVFASDDEPLEDAMTRKMDLALEAIGVGPGDHVLEVGGGWGAFSEHAARRGVRVTTTTLSVESERFLTELFDRERLPVRVVREHIFGYSPGERYDAIVNMGVTEHLPDYRTTLRKYAELLRPGGRVYLDALAMRRKHVVSTFMKRYVYPGGSAPLLLHQYLRHVAHSPFELLNLVDDRHNYYLTCREWARRLDDARDEIVRRWGEPLYRRFRLFLWGSAAGFDTGMVQAYRWVLQLPPAR encoded by the coding sequence GTGGCACCCGTCGACGCCGTGAGCGCACTACAGCGTAGATACCAGACCTTCTTCGGCACCGGGCCGGGCGTACCGTTCGCGGTGGCGCCGGCCGGTGGGCCGGTGCGGACCTTCGGCACCGGAGCACCGCAGTTCACCATCGTGGTCAAGGACGAGCGGGGCGCCAAGGCACTTGCCGCGCTCGACCAGTTCGCCGTCGCCGTCGCCTACCTCCAGGGGTCGCTGGACGTCGAGGGCGACCTGGCAGCGGCGCTGCGGATGCGCTCGTTCTTCACCGACCGGCATCCGATCGCCTTCGTCGGCCGGTTCCTGCCGACGCTGCTGCGCGGGCGGCGCGAGGACGACCGGCGGGCCATCTCGCACCACTACGACGAGGACTCCGAGTTCTTCCTGACCTTCCTCGACCACCGGCACCGCTGCTACACCGAGGGGGTCTTCGCCTCCGACGACGAGCCGTTGGAAGACGCGATGACCCGCAAGATGGACCTGGCGCTGGAGGCGATCGGGGTCGGCCCCGGCGACCACGTGCTGGAGGTCGGCGGCGGCTGGGGCGCGTTCAGCGAGCACGCCGCCCGCCGGGGCGTACGGGTCACCACCACGACGTTGTCGGTGGAGTCGGAGCGCTTCCTCACCGAGCTGTTCGACCGCGAGCGGCTGCCGGTGCGGGTGGTCCGGGAGCACATCTTCGGCTACTCCCCCGGCGAGCGCTACGACGCGATCGTGAACATGGGGGTCACCGAGCACCTGCCCGACTACCGCACCACGCTGCGCAAGTACGCCGAACTGCTCCGGCCCGGCGGCCGGGTCTACCTGGACGCGCTGGCGATGCGCCGCAAGCACGTCGTCTCGACCTTCATGAAGCGGTACGTCTATCCGGGCGGCTCGGCCCCGCTGCTGCTGCACCAGTACCTGCGGCACGTGGCGCACTCGCCGTTCGAGCTGCTCAATCTCGTCGACGACCGGCACAACTACTACCTGACCTGCCGGGAGTGGGCGCGTCGGCTGGACGACGCCCGGGACGAGATCGTGCGGCGCTGGGGCGAGCCGCTGTACCGGCGATTCCGGCTCTTCCTCTGGGGCTCGGCGGCCGGCTTCGACACCGGGATGGTCCAGGCGTACCGCTGGGTGCTGCAACTGCCGCCGGCCCGCTGA
- a CDS encoding glycoside hydrolase family 3 N-terminal domain-containing protein, whose product MPTRPPAALLTAALLLTLVGIGVGAPAPPAASAPAASVAALPYQDPALPVASRVDDLLGRMSLDEKIGQMTQGERASVTPADITSYRLGSVLSGGGSAPTPNNATSWADMYDRFQNAALGTPLGIPMIYGSDAVHGHNNVVGATIFPHNIGLGATRDPELVRRIGRATAEEVAGTGVNWTFAPCLCVARNDRWGRTYESFGEDPALVSSMTTVIDGLQGDSLAGPASVLATAKHYLGDGGTTNGTDQGNTQLSEAELRAVHLPPFAEAVRRGVGSVMISYSSWNGQKLHGHDYLINGLLKGELGFDGFVVSDWNGIDQLDGATGFTAAEVRQAVNAGIDMVMAPTGWRQFITHLRAEVQAGRVSQARIDDANRRILTKKFELGLFERPLADRSYTSTVGSAAHRALAREAVAASQVLLKNDGGILPLAAANNRIFVAGKSADNIGYASGGWTVSWQGGSGAITPGTSILQGIRNAVASSSTVTYNASGTGIDSSYRAAIAVVGETPYAEGRGDRPSGMGLDATDLATLDRLRASGVPVIVVLVSGRPLDIAGQLPNWRALLAAWLPGTEGAGVADVLFGVRPATGKLPVSWMSSASQQPINDGDGKTPLFPYGHGLGYAGQPPGTPPPSTPPPSTPPTGAACQVTYAVDEWGGGFSANLTIRNTGTAALTGWTLGFGFPASGQRVVQGWSARWTQSGSDVTATNESWNGTLAAGASVGIGFTGSHTGSNPRPTAFTLNGQSCGTG is encoded by the coding sequence GTGCCCACCCGACCTCCCGCCGCACTGCTCACCGCCGCCCTGCTGCTGACCCTGGTCGGCATCGGTGTCGGCGCCCCCGCCCCGCCGGCCGCCAGCGCCCCCGCCGCCAGCGTCGCCGCGCTGCCCTACCAGGACCCGGCGCTGCCGGTCGCCAGCCGGGTCGACGACCTGCTCGGCCGGATGAGCCTGGACGAGAAGATCGGCCAGATGACCCAGGGCGAGCGCGCCTCGGTCACCCCCGCCGACATCACCAGCTACCGGCTCGGCTCGGTGCTCTCCGGCGGCGGCTCCGCGCCCACCCCGAACAACGCCACGAGCTGGGCCGACATGTACGACCGGTTCCAGAACGCCGCCCTCGGCACACCGCTGGGCATCCCGATGATCTACGGCTCGGACGCCGTACACGGGCACAACAACGTGGTCGGCGCGACGATCTTCCCGCACAACATCGGCCTCGGCGCCACCCGCGACCCGGAACTGGTCCGGCGGATCGGCCGGGCCACCGCCGAGGAGGTCGCCGGCACCGGGGTGAACTGGACCTTCGCCCCCTGCCTCTGCGTGGCCCGCAACGACCGCTGGGGCCGTACCTACGAGTCGTTCGGCGAGGACCCCGCCCTGGTCAGCTCGATGACCACCGTGATCGACGGACTCCAGGGCGACTCGCTGGCCGGGCCCGCGTCGGTGCTGGCCACCGCCAAGCACTACCTGGGCGACGGCGGCACCACGAACGGCACCGACCAGGGCAACACCCAGCTCTCCGAGGCCGAGCTGCGGGCCGTACACCTGCCGCCGTTCGCCGAGGCGGTCCGCCGGGGCGTCGGCTCGGTGATGATCTCGTACAGCAGTTGGAACGGGCAGAAGCTGCACGGGCACGACTACCTGATCAACGGTCTGCTCAAGGGCGAACTCGGCTTCGACGGCTTCGTGGTCTCCGACTGGAACGGCATCGACCAGCTCGACGGCGCCACCGGATTCACCGCCGCCGAGGTGCGGCAGGCGGTGAACGCCGGCATCGACATGGTGATGGCGCCGACCGGCTGGCGACAGTTCATCACCCACCTGCGCGCCGAGGTGCAGGCCGGCCGGGTGAGCCAGGCCCGGATCGACGACGCCAACCGGCGGATCCTGACCAAGAAGTTCGAGCTGGGCCTCTTCGAACGGCCGCTGGCCGACCGGTCGTACACCTCGACGGTGGGCAGCGCGGCGCACCGGGCGCTGGCCCGGGAGGCGGTGGCGGCCTCCCAGGTGCTGCTGAAGAACGACGGCGGCATCCTGCCGCTGGCCGCCGCGAACAACCGGATCTTCGTGGCCGGCAAGAGCGCCGACAACATCGGGTACGCCAGCGGCGGCTGGACGGTCTCCTGGCAGGGCGGCAGCGGGGCGATCACCCCCGGTACCAGCATCCTGCAGGGGATCCGGAACGCGGTCGCCTCCTCCAGCACGGTCACCTACAACGCCAGCGGTACCGGCATCGACAGCTCCTACCGGGCCGCGATCGCGGTGGTCGGCGAGACGCCGTACGCCGAGGGGCGCGGGGACCGGCCGAGCGGGATGGGACTGGACGCCACCGACCTGGCCACCCTGGACCGGCTGCGCGCCTCCGGGGTACCCGTGATCGTGGTGCTGGTCTCCGGCCGGCCGCTGGACATCGCCGGCCAGTTGCCGAACTGGCGTGCCCTGCTCGCCGCCTGGCTGCCCGGCACCGAGGGCGCCGGGGTGGCCGACGTGCTCTTCGGGGTACGCCCGGCCACCGGCAAGCTGCCGGTGAGCTGGATGAGCAGCGCGAGCCAGCAGCCGATCAACGACGGCGACGGCAAGACGCCGCTCTTCCCGTACGGCCACGGTCTCGGCTACGCCGGCCAGCCGCCCGGCACCCCGCCGCCGAGCACCCCGCCGCCGAGCACCCCGCCGACGGGTGCCGCCTGCCAGGTGACGTACGCGGTCGACGAGTGGGGCGGCGGATTCTCCGCGAACCTCACCATCCGCAACACCGGTACCGCCGCACTGACCGGCTGGACCCTCGGCTTCGGCTTCCCCGCCAGCGGGCAGCGGGTGGTGCAGGGCTGGTCGGCCCGGTGGACCCAGTCCGGCAGCGACGTCACCGCGACGAACGAGAGCTGGAACGGCACCCTCGCGGCGGGCGCCTCCGTCGGGATCGGCTTCACCGGCAGCCACACCGGCAGCAACCCCCGGCCGACGGCGTTCACCCTGAACGGACAGTCCTGCGGCACCGGCTGA